In Weissella tructae, the DNA window CATTTTATCGCATAACGCTACTGGAATGTCTTGTGGTCGGATATTAATCCCGATACCAATTAACAGATAGTCTTGATCAGGCGTATGCATTTGTTCAGTAAGAATTCCGCCAACTTTACGGTCAGCCACATATAAGTCATTTACCCACTTGATTTTGACATCTTGTGTCGATAATTGACCGATGCGTTCAATGGCCGCCACTGCCGTAGCATGAGTCACTAGTGGTAAGGTACATGTTATCATCTGCGCCGGCACAATGAACGTGAGGTATAGACCGTGCTGTGGTGAATAAAAAGGACGCTTAAAGCGGCCATAACCATTGGTTTGTTCCTTTGCCACAATCATGACCGTATCCTGCGGTGATTCGCGCATAATAAATTGGCGCGCTTCATCTTGGGTTGATGACAGACGCTCAAAGTAATACATCTCCACCATTAGAACTTCCTAAAGCGGACTTGTCGATGCGCCACGAGTTCATCCCCCGATAATGTCCGCAATTGTTGCACTTCTTCAGTTAACCATGCTTTTAGATAGCGTAAGGTCTTCTTTGGGCGCATTTCCGGCACAATATGATCAATAACGCCCTGACTATGTAAATCAGTCGCTGTCAGTCCCATAATGGTCGCTGCTTCATCTGAACGATTGGCATCACGCCATAAGATAGATGC includes these proteins:
- a CDS encoding biotin--[acetyl-CoA-carboxylase] ligase codes for the protein MVEMYYFERLSSTQDEARQFIMRESPQDTVMIVAKEQTNGYGRFKRPFYSPQHGLYLTFIVPAQMITCTLPLVTHATAVAAIERIGQLSTQDVKIKWVNDLYVADRKVGGILTEQMHTPDQDYLLIGIGINIRPQDIPVALCDKMATLDYHGPELPAGWLEQLGDGIMHTLQSSDAWIMTQYREHSMVIGAQVSAQVGHETINGQAVAITDQGGLVIQTHDEQRTIYTGELTRLVLTGGVGGDDN